One genomic segment of Candidatus Krumholzibacteriia bacterium includes these proteins:
- the folP gene encoding dihydropteroate synthase, translating to MGARRLVCGRSPLLMGVVNVTPDSFSDGGRFEDAEAAVRHGVQLVEDGADLLDVGGESSRPGAAPVPLETELQRVLPVLQGLRRRLEVPLAIDTTKAAVARAALDCGADIVNDISGLRFDPQMLPLLAASRCGIVLMHMQGTPRTMQVAPRYDDVVLEVRAWLDQRCNDLSGAGIAAERLLLDPGLGFGKRYADNLALLRHLDALRVHERPLLVGASRKAFLGWLLAEPEPLARLEGDLAVSAWCRHHGVECLRVHDARAARRLFRVLEALEGGSALP from the coding sequence GTGGGCGCGCGCCGGCTCGTCTGCGGCCGCAGCCCGCTGTTGATGGGCGTCGTCAACGTCACCCCGGACAGCTTCTCCGACGGCGGCCGCTTCGAGGACGCCGAAGCCGCCGTGCGCCACGGCGTGCAGCTCGTCGAGGACGGCGCCGACCTGCTGGACGTGGGCGGCGAGTCCTCTCGCCCGGGCGCGGCCCCCGTGCCGCTCGAGACCGAGCTGCAGCGGGTGCTCCCGGTGCTGCAGGGCCTGCGCCGCCGCCTCGAGGTGCCGCTTGCCATCGACACCACCAAGGCCGCCGTCGCCCGCGCCGCCCTCGACTGCGGCGCCGACATCGTCAACGACATCAGCGGCCTGCGCTTCGACCCACAGATGCTGCCGCTCTTGGCCGCTTCCCGTTGCGGCATCGTCCTCATGCACATGCAGGGCACACCCCGGACGATGCAGGTGGCGCCGCGCTACGACGACGTGGTGCTCGAGGTCCGCGCCTGGCTGGACCAGCGCTGCAACGACCTCAGCGGCGCCGGGATCGCCGCGGAGCGCTTGCTGCTCGATCCGGGCCTCGGCTTCGGCAAGCGCTACGCCGACAACCTGGCGCTCCTCCGCCACCTCGACGCGCTCCGCGTGCACGAGCGGCCGCTCCTGGTGGGTGCCTCGCGCAAAGCCTTCCTCGGCTGGCTCCTGGCCGAGCCGGAACCGCTGGCACGTCTGGAGGGCGACCTGGCGGTGAGCGCTTGGTGCCGGCACCATGGGGTGGAATGCTTGCGGGTGCACGACGCCCGCGCCGCGCGGCGGCTGTTCCGCGTCCTCGAGGCCCTCGAAGGCGGCAGCGCCCTCCCTTGA
- a CDS encoding MoxR family ATPase, with the protein MALSQDGRWAEQDGVRFQLARPDETQREWIGQDEVLRQLLACWLVVDAEDAPLVPRIKGVPGIGKTTLGMAAAREREQQLYIFQCTADTRPEDLLITPVLAEAGRIVYHASPLVTAMVRGGVCILDEGNRMNEKSWASLAPLFDQRRYVESIIAGIMVPAHADFRACVTMNEDESTFEIPDYILSRLQPTLEVQFPNREDEIAILQYHLPFAEPELINLTVDFLQRAHGLGLDFSPRDGAHIVQYAVKRRAQEKGHPLSKDTAWREAVLRVLGEEALELETLAAKRRRAQGQARGPLGLGDFFFDPEDPLHPDRLAEDEEDEE; encoded by the coding sequence GTGGCCCTGAGCCAAGACGGTCGCTGGGCGGAGCAGGATGGCGTGCGCTTCCAGCTCGCCCGGCCCGACGAGACGCAGCGGGAGTGGATCGGCCAGGACGAGGTCCTGCGCCAGTTGCTCGCCTGCTGGCTGGTCGTGGATGCGGAGGACGCACCCCTCGTGCCCCGCATCAAAGGTGTGCCGGGAATCGGCAAGACCACTCTCGGCATGGCGGCGGCGCGGGAGCGGGAACAGCAGCTCTACATCTTCCAGTGCACCGCGGACACGCGCCCCGAGGATCTCCTGATCACTCCGGTGCTCGCCGAGGCTGGCCGCATCGTCTACCACGCTTCGCCGCTGGTGACCGCCATGGTGCGCGGCGGCGTCTGCATCCTCGACGAGGGCAACCGCATGAACGAGAAGAGCTGGGCGTCCCTGGCGCCGCTCTTCGACCAGCGCCGGTACGTCGAGAGCATCATCGCCGGCATCATGGTGCCGGCGCACGCGGACTTCCGCGCCTGCGTCACCATGAACGAGGACGAGTCCACCTTCGAGATCCCGGACTACATCCTGTCGCGCCTGCAGCCGACGCTGGAAGTGCAGTTCCCGAATCGGGAAGATGAGATCGCCATCCTGCAGTACCACTTGCCCTTCGCGGAACCGGAGCTCATCAACCTCACGGTGGATTTCCTGCAGCGGGCCCACGGTCTCGGCCTCGACTTCTCGCCCCGCGATGGGGCGCACATCGTGCAGTACGCCGTGAAGCGCCGGGCCCAGGAGAAAGGGCACCCGCTCTCCAAGGACACGGCGTGGCGCGAGGCGGTGTTGCGCGTCCTCGGCGAGGAAGCCCTGGAACTGGAGACGCTGGCCGCCAAGCGCCGGCGGGCGCAGGGCCAGGCACGGGGACCCCTCGGCCTCGGCGACTTCTTCTTCGATCCCGAAGATCCGCTGCACCCGGACCGGCTGGCCGAAGATGAAGAGGACGAGGAATAG
- a CDS encoding DUF1844 domain-containing protein, protein MSETSVNELFVSLIMQLHYTTWVQLGKVSHPVTGKSARDLDAAKESIDLLGALQEKTRGNLHAEEEKLLSRLLLDLRMNYVEELKLGATPTESPATAEPPAAETPGQDVAAGTPGQEPAAGSTGS, encoded by the coding sequence ATGAGCGAGACGTCGGTGAACGAGCTGTTCGTCAGTCTGATCATGCAGCTGCACTACACCACCTGGGTGCAGCTCGGGAAGGTGTCGCACCCGGTGACGGGCAAGTCCGCCCGCGACCTGGACGCCGCCAAGGAGAGTATCGATCTGCTGGGGGCGCTGCAGGAGAAGACCCGCGGCAATTTGCATGCGGAGGAGGAGAAGCTCCTGTCGCGGCTGCTGCTCGACCTGCGGATGAACTACGTCGAGGAGCTGAAGCTCGGCGCGACGCCCACCGAGTCCCCCGCCACGGCGGAGCCTCCCGCTGCCGAAACACCCGGTCAGGACGTCGCCGCCGGAACACCCGGGCAGGAGCCGGCCGCCGGCAGCACCGGGAGCTGA
- a CDS encoding type II toxin-antitoxin system VapC family toxin translates to MIFVDSDVPMLLVGTPHRFKVEAQKWLEISITEGGPLVTDAAVLHEILRRYVAIDCREAIQPCLDVLLGVVDEVLPIDAGAVERAKTIVFGHPRLSARTALHLAVMERHGVDRVMSFDASFDDFPEIQRVRY, encoded by the coding sequence GTGATCTTCGTCGACTCCGACGTTCCCATGCTCCTCGTCGGCACACCCCATCGGTTCAAGGTCGAGGCGCAGAAATGGCTGGAGATCTCCATCACCGAAGGCGGTCCCTTGGTGACCGACGCCGCAGTGCTGCACGAGATCCTGCGCCGGTACGTCGCGATCGACTGCCGCGAGGCGATCCAGCCCTGTCTCGATGTCCTTCTCGGTGTGGTGGACGAGGTGCTTCCCATCGACGCCGGCGCCGTCGAGAGAGCCAAGACCATCGTCTTCGGCCACCCCCGGCTCTCGGCGCGGACCGCGCTCCACCTCGCAGTGATGGAACGGCACGGCGTCGACCGCGTCATGAGCTTCGACGCGAGCTTCGACGACTTCCCGGAGATCCAGAGAGTCAGGTATTGA